Proteins found in one Salminus brasiliensis chromosome 13, fSalBra1.hap2, whole genome shotgun sequence genomic segment:
- the LOC140574739 gene encoding extracellular calcium-sensing receptor-like, with protein MQLTSSLMIVVSMLWMTGISPATCGTNLVSCRLWAEPQSPGLSMNGNIIIGGIFSIHNYIRLEQHNYTTQPLQLQCSGSIDFRELHFARAMEFAIHEINNRTDLLPGYTLGYAIHDSCGAVLMAIKVAFKLANGVEPVFNVSDSCSKSGTAAVPAVVGESGSTPSMSMARILGLFGIPQVSHFATCACLSDKREYPAFFRTIPSDHHQAAALARMVKYFGWTWIGAVRSDSDYGNNGMASFLKAAQEEGICVEYSEAYYRTQPRSKLEKVANIIRRSTARVIVAFLAAGDMRFLLEELARQPLPPLQWIGSETWISHPEFLRFNMCAGAVGFGVPQSVIPGLREFLLDLTPAQALKSPWLTEFWERSFSCSLKGQVGTSAGVRECDGSEDIRALQNPYTDTSQLRISNMVYKATYAIAHAIHGVICNETQCDRTITLSPLQILNQLKKLNFTTKNGYRVTFDSRGDPVAVYELINWQFKKDGTLDFMTVGHYDSSKPRGQEFSIGRAISWMGEQAEVPVSLCTKSCPLGTRKAVQKGKPICCYDCIPCAEGEISNKTDSLDCVHCPPEFWPNERRDSCLPKPVEFLSWDDTLSIILTVFSVAGATVALSVAAVFYKHRTSPIVRANNSELSFLLLFSLTLCFLCSLTFIGQPSQWSCMLRHTAFGITFVLCISCVLGKTIVVLMAFRATLPGSNVMKWFGPPQQRLSVLAFTLIQVLICILWLTISPPFPFRNFKHYKERIILECRLGSAVGFWAVLGYIGFLAFLCFVLAFLARKLPDNFNEAKFITFSMLIFCAVWITFIPAYVSSPGKFTVAVEIFAILASSFGLIICIFAPKCFIIVFRPEKNTKKQLMGKEPSKAL; from the exons ATGCAGCTCACTTCAAGTCTGATGATAGTTGTGTCGATGCTGTGGATGACTGGAATCAGCCCAGCAACATGTGGAACTAATCTGGTCAGCTGTAGGCTGTGGGCTGAGCCTCAATCTCCTGGTCTTTCTATGAATGGAAATATTATAATCGGAGGGATTTTCTCCATTCATAACTATATAAGATTAGAACAGCACAACTACACCACACAGCCACTGCAGCTACAATGTTCTGGGAG CATAGACTTCAGAGAACTACACTTCGCCCGTGCCATGGAGTTCGCCATTCATGAGATAAACAACAGAACAGATCTCCTGCCAGGATACACGTTAGGCTACGCGATACACGACTCGTGCGGTGCCGTACTGATGGCCATCAAAGTCGCGTTTAAGTTAGCAAATGGTGTGGAGCCAGTTTTCAATGTCTCTGATTCCTGTTCAAAATCTGGAACTGCGGCTGTACCAGCTGTTGTAGGGGAATCTGGCTCCACACCGTCAATGAGCATGGCCAGAATACTGGGTCTTTTTGGAATTCCACAG GTGAGTCACTTCGCAACCTGCGCGTGTCTCAGTGATAAGCGTGAGTATCCTGCCTTCTTCAGGACCATACCTAGTGACCACCACCAAGCGGCTGCCCTAGCAAGAATGGTGAAATACTTTGGCTGGACGTGGATTGGGGCAGTGCGCAGTGACTCAGACTATGGGAATAATGGAATGGCGTCGTTTCTAAAGGCTGCGCAAGAGGAGGGGATCTGCGTGGAGTACTCggaggcctactacaggacacAACCGCGCAGCAAACTGGAGAAAGTTGCAAACATCATCCGCAGATCAACAGCTCGGGTAATAGTAGCGTTTCTTGCTGCAGGTGACATGAGGTTTCTGCTGGAGGAACTCGCAAGACAACCGCTACCTCCCCTTCAGTGGATAGGCAGTGAAACGTGGATATCCCATCCAGAATTTCTGCGCTTTAACATGTGCGCTGGGGCAGTGGGTTTTGGGGTCCCCCAGTCAGTGATTCCAGGTCTTCGTGAGTTTCTTCTAGATCTAACTCCAGCCCAAGCTCTGAAATCGCCCTGGTTAACGGAGTTTTGGGAGCGCTCGTTCAGCTGTAGTCTTAAAGGGCAGGTGGGCACCTCTGCGGGCGTGCGGGAATGTGATGGCAGCGAGGATATCCGTGCTCTGCAGAACCCGTACACAGACACGTCGCAGCTGCGCATCAGTAACATGGTGTACAAAGCCACGTATGCTATAGCGCATGCCATCCACGGTGTCATCTGTAATGAAACACAATGCGACCGAACCATTACACTTTCACCATTGCAG ATACTCAACCAGCTCAAGAAATTAAACTTCACAACAAAGAATGGTTATCGTGTCACATTCGATTCCAGAGGAGATCCTGTGGCTGTATATGAGCTCATAAACTGGCAGTTTAAGAAAGATGGTACTTTGGACTTCATGACAGTGGGCCACTACGACTCATCCAAACCAAGGGGCCAGGAGTTCAGTATAGGCAGAGCAATCAGCTGGATGGGAGAACAGGCAGAG GTGCCAGTGTCTTTGTGTACTAAGAGCTGTCCCCTGGGCACCAGGAAGGCTGTACAGAAAGGGAAGCCTATTTGCTGCTATGATTGCATACCATGTGCAGAAGGAGAGATCAGTAACAAAACAG ACTCTTTGGATTGTGTGCATTGCCCTCCTGAGTTCTGGCCCAATGAAAGACGAGACAGCTGCCTCCCTAAACCTGTGGAGTTCCTTTCCTGGGACGACACTCTGAGTATCATCCTTACAGTGTTCTCTGTTGCTGGAGCCACTGTAGCTTTGTCTGTAGCTGCTGTCTTCTACAAACACAGAACTTCCCCCATTGTCCGAGCCAACAACTCTGAGCTGAGCTTcctgctgctcttctctctgactctgtgtTTCCTCTGTTCTCTTACTTTCATCGGTCAGCCTTCCCAGTGGTCCTGTATGCTGCGGCACACAGCTTTTGGCATTACCTTCGTCCTCTGCATCTCCTGTGTTCTGGGGAAAACAATAGTGGTGTTAATGGCCTTCAGGGCGACACTTCCAGGCAGTAATGTCATGAAATGGTTTGGGCCTCCACAGCAGAGACTCAGTGTTCTAGCTTTCACTCTTATTCAGGTCCTCATTTGTATTCTCTGGTTAACAATATCCCCTCCGTTCCCCTTCAGAAATTTTAAACACTACAAGGAAAGAATTATCCTGGAGTGTCGTTTAGGGTCAGCTGTAGGTTTCTGGGCTGTTTTGGGTTATATAGgatttttagcttttttgtgttttgttttagcTTTTCTGGCTCGGAAGCTTCCTGATAACTTTAATGAAGCTAAATTCATCACATTCAGCATGCTCATATTCTGTGCAGTCTGGATCACCTTTATCCCAGCTTATGTCAGCTCTCCTGGAAAGTTCACTGTAGCTGTAGAGATATTTGCTATTCTGGCCTCCAGTTTTGGTTTGattatttgcatttttgctCCAAAGTGTTTCATAATTGTTTTTCGTCCAGAGAAGAATACCAAGAAACAACTTATGGGTAAAGAACCATCTAAGGCTCTGTGA
- the LOC140575119 gene encoding extracellular calcium-sensing receptor-like codes for MQLTSSLLPLVSILWMTGICPAACKTNLDSCRLLAEPQSPGLSMNGDFVIGGIFSIHSYLRLEPNTYTTQPLQLQCSGSMDSRELRFARAMEFAIHEINNRTDLLPGITLGYQIHDSCAAVPMAIKVTFQLANGVEAVFTESDSCSKYGAAAVTAVIGESGSTPSISMARILGLFRIPQVSPYATCACLSDKRQYPAFFRTIPSDHHQAAALARMVKYFGWTWIGAVRSDSDYGNNGMASFLKAAQEEGICVEYSEAYYRTQPRSKLERVANVIRRSTARVIVAFLASGDMRILLEELVRNPPPPLQWIGSETWITDPEFLRFNMCAGAVGFGVPRSEIPGLREFLLDLTPVQALKSPWLTEFWERSFSCTLKGQTGSTEGVRECDGSEDIRALQNPYTDTSQLRITNMVYKATYAIAHAIHGIICNDTQCDQTTKFSPWQILDQFKKVNFTLKNGFQVTFDSRGDPVAAYELINWQFKKNGAMDFVTVGHYDSSKPKGQEFSMSRTINWLGGQTEVPVSVCSESCPRGTRKAVQKGKPICCYDCIPCAEGEISNKTDSLDCVNCPSELWPNERRDSCLPKPVEYLSWDDTLSIILTTFSITGAFVAVSVAAVFYKHRTSPIVRANNSELSFLLLFSLTLCFLCSLTFIGQPSEWSCMLRHTAFGITFVLCISCVLGKTIVVLMAFRATLPGSNVMKWFGPPQQRLSVLAFTLVQVLICILWLTISPPFPFRNFKLYKERIILECRLGSAVGFWVVLGYIGFLAFLCFVLAFLARKLPDNFNEAKFITFSMLIFCAVWITFIPAYVSSPGKFTVAVEIFAILASSFGLIICIFAPKCFIIVFRPEKNTKKHLMSKEPSKAL; via the exons ATGCAGCTCACTTCAAGTCTGCTGCCACTGGTGTCAATACTGTGGATGACTGGGATCTGTCCAGCAGCATGTAAAACTAATTTGGACAGCTGCAGACTGTTGGCTGAGCCTCAATCACCTGGTCTTTCTATGAATGGGGATTTTGTGATTGGAGGGATTTTCTCCATTCATAGCTATTTGAGATTAGAGCCGAACACCTACACCACACAGCCACTGCAGCTACAGTGTTCTGGGAG TATGGACTCTAGAGAACTGCGCTTTGCCCGCGCCATGGAATTCGCCATCCACGAGATCAACAACAGAACAGATCTCCTGCCGGGAATCACGTTAGGATACCAGATACACGACTCATGCGCTGCCGTGCCGATGGCCATCAAAGTTACATTTCAATTAGCCAATGGTGTGGAGGCAGTTTTCACTGAATCTGATTCCTGTTCAAAATATGGAGCTGCGGCTGTAACTGCTGTCATAGGGGAGTCTGGATCCACCCCGTCAATTAGCATGGCCAGAATACTGGGTCTTTTTCGAATTCCACAG GTGAGTCCTTACGCAACCTGCGCGTGTCTAAGTGATAAGCGTCAGTATCCTGCCTTCTTCAGGACCATACCTAGTGACCACCACCAAGCGGCTGCCCTAGCAAGAATGGTGAAATACTTTGGCTGGACGTGGATTGGGGCAGTGCGCAGTGACTCAGACTATGGGAATAATGGAATGGCGTCGTTTCTAAAGGCTGCGCAAGAGGAGGGGATCTGCGTGGAGTACTCggaggcctactacaggacacAACCGCGCAGCAAACTGGAGAGAGTGGCTAATGTCATCCGCAGATCAACAGCTCGGGTAATAGTAGCGTTTCTTGCTTCGGGAGACATGAGAATCCTCCTGGAAGAACTGGTGCGAAACCCACCGCCTCCTCTTCAGTGGATAGGCAGTGAAACTTGGATCACCGATCCAGAATTTCTGCGCTTTAACATGTGCGCTGGGGCAGTGGGTTTTGGGGTCCCCCGGTCAGAGATTCCAGGTCTTCGTGAGTTTCTTCTAGACCTAACTCCAGTCCAAGCTCTGAAATCGCCCTGGTTAACGGAGTTTTGGGAGCGCTCGTTCAGCTGTACCCTAAAAGGGCAGACTGGCTCCACTGAGGGCGTGCGGGAATGTGATGGCAGCGAGGATATCCGTGCGCTGCAGAACCCGTACACAGACACGTCGCAGCTGCGCATCACTAACATGGTGTACAAAGCCACGTATGCTATAGCGCATGCCATCCACGGTATTATTTGCAATGATACACAATGCGATCAGACCACCAAATTCTCTCCATGGCAG ATACTTGACCAGTTCAAGAAAGTGAACTTCACTTTGAAGAATGGGTTTCAGGTAACGTTCGATTCCAGAGGAGATCCGGTGGCTGCTTATGAACTAATTAACTGGCAGTTTAAGAAAAATGGTGCCATGGATTTTGTGACAGTGGGCCACTATGACTCGTCCAAACCTAAAGGCCAGGAATTTAGTATGAGCAGGACTATCAACTGGCTGGGGGGACAGACTGAG gtgCCAGTGTCTGTGTGCAGTGAGAGCTGTCCTCGGGGCACCAGAAAGGCTGTACAGAAAGGAAAGCCCATCTGCTGCTATGACTGTATACCATGTGCAGAAGGAGAGATCAGTAACAAGACAG ACTCTTTAGATTGTGTGAATTGCCCTTCTGAGCTCTGGCCCAACGAAAGGCGAGACAGCTGCCTCCCCAAACCTGTGGAGTACCTTTCCTGGGACGACACTCTGAGCATCATCCTGACAACGTTTTCTATCACTGGGGCCTTTGTGGCTGTGTCTGTGGCTGCTGTCTTCTACAAACACAGAACTTCCCCCATCGTCCGAGCCAACAACTCAGAGCTGAGCTTCctgctgctcttctcactgaCTCTGTGTTTCCTCTGTTCACTTACTTTCATCGGTCAGCCCTCTGAGTGGTCCTGTATGCTGCGCCACACTGCTTTTGGCATTACCTTCGTCCTCTGCATCTCCTGTGTTCTGGGGAAAACAATAGTGGTGTTAATGGCCTTCAGGGCGACACTTCCAGGCAGTAATGTCATGAAATGGTTTGGGCCTCCACAGCAGAGACTCAGTGTTCTTGCTTTCACTCTTGTTCAGGTCCTCATTTGTATTCTCTGGTTAACAATATCCCCTCCATTCCCCTTCAGAAATTTTAAGCTCTACAAGGAAAGAATAATCCTGGAGTGTCGTTTGGGGTCAGCGGTGGGTTTCTGGGTTGTGCTTGGTTACATAGgatttttagcttttttgtgttttgttttagcTTTTCTGGCCCGGAAGCTTCCTGATAACTTCAATGAAGCCAAATTCATCACATTCAGCATGCTCATATTCTGTGCTGTCTGGATCACCTTCATCCCAGCTTACGTTAGCTCTCCTGGAAAGTTCACTGTAGCTGTAGAGATTTTTGCTATCCTGGCCTCAAGTTTTGGTTTGattatttgcatttttgctCCAAAGTGTTTCATAATTGTTTTTCGTCCAGAGAAGAATACCAAGAAACATCTTATGAGTAAAGAACCCTCTAAAGCTCTGTGA
- the LOC140574972 gene encoding extracellular calcium-sensing receptor-like: MQLTSSLMIVVSMLCMTGISPATCKTNTVSCRLLSEPQSPGLSMNGDFVIGGIFSIHSFLRLEQNTYTKQPLQLQCSGSIDSRKLRLVRAMEFAIHEINNRTDLLPGITLGYQLHDSCAAVPMAIKVAFQFANGIEPMFNDSDSCLKYEAAAVPALVGESGSTPSISMAIILGLFRIPQVSPHATCACLSDKRQFPAFFRTIPNDDHQAAALARMVKYFGWTWIGAVRSDSDYGNNGMASFLKAAQEEGVCVEYSEAYHRTYPRSKLERVANVIRRSTARVIVAFISPGDLRILLEELARNPPPPLQWIGSETWIIDPEFLRFNMCAGAVGFGIPRSEIPGLREFLLDLTPAQALKSPWLTEFWERSFSCSLKGQTGSTEGARECDGSEDIRALQNPYTDTSQLRITNMVYKATYAIAHAIHGVICNDTQCDKTIIFAPWQIFDQLKRVNFTMKNGFQVNFDSKGDPVAAYDFINWQFKKDGALDFVTVGLYDSSKPRGQEFIINRPISWVKGQTEVPMSVCTESCPPGTRKAVQKGKPICCYDCIPCSEGEISNKTDSLDCVNCPPELWPNERRDSCLPKPVEFLSWDDTLSIILTAFSITGAFVAVSVAAVFYKHRTSPIVRANNSELSFLLLFSLALCFLCSLTFIGQPSDWSCMLRHTAFGITFVLCISCVLGKTIVVLMAFRATLPGSNVMKWFGPPQQRLSVLVFTLIQVLICILWLTISPPFPFRNVKHYKERIILECRLGSAVGFWVVLGYIGFLAFLCFVLAFLARKLPDNFNEAKFITFSMLIFCAVWITFIPAYVSSPGKFTVAVEIFAILASSFGLIICIFAPKCFIIVFRPEKNTKKHLMGKEPSKAL; the protein is encoded by the exons ATGCAGCTCACTTCAAGTCTGATGATAGTTGTATCAATGCTGTGCATGACTGGGATCAGCCCAGCAACATGTAAAACTAACACAGTCAGCTGCAGGCTGCTGTCTGAGCCTCAATCACCTGGTCTTTCTATGAATGGGGATTTTGTTATTGGAGGAATTTTCTCTATTCATAGCTTTTTGAGATTAGAGCAGAACACCTACACCAAACAGCCACTGCAGCTACAGTGTTCTGGGAG TATTGACTCCAGAAAACTGCGCTTAGTGCGTGCCATGGAGTTCGCCATCCACGAGATCAACAACAGAACAGATCTCCTGCCAGGAATCACGTTAGGATACCAGTTACACGACTCGTGCGCTGCCGTGCCGATGGCTATCAAAGTTGCATTTCAGTTTGCTAATGGCATTGAGCCAATGTTCAATGACTCTGATTCCTGTTTAAAATATGAGGCTGCGGCTGTACCAGCTCTGGTTGGGGAGTCTGGTTCCACCCCGTCAATAAGTATGGCCATAATACTTGGTCTTTTTAGAATTCCACAG GTGAGTCCTCACGCAACCTGCGCGTGTCTGAGTGACAAGCGTCAGTTCCCTGCGTTCTTCAGGACCATACCTAATGACGACCACCAAGCGGCTGCCCTGGCAAGAATGGTGAAATACTTTGGCTGGACGTGGATTGGGGCAGTGCGCAGTGACTCAGACTATGGGAATAATGGAATGGCTTCGTTTCTAAAGGCTGCGCAAGAGGAGGGGGTCTGCGTGGAGTACTCGGAGGCCTACCACAGGACTTATCCGCGCAGCAAACTGGAGAGAGTGGCTAATGTCATCCGCAGATCAACAGCTCGGGTAATAGTAGCGTTTATTTCTCCAGGAGACCTGAGAATACTCCTGGAGGAACTGGCGCGAAACCCACCGCCTCCTCTTCAGTGGATAGGCAGTGAAACTTGGATCATCGATCCAGAATTTCTGCGCTTTAACATGTGCGCTGGGGCAGTGGGTTTTGGGATCCCCCGGTCAGAGATTCCAGGTCTTCGTGAGTTTCTTCTAGACCTAACTCCAGCCCAAGCTCTGAAATCGCCCTGGTTAACGGAGTTTTGGGAGCGCTCGTTCAGCTGCAGCCTTAAAGGGCAGACTGGCTCCACTGAGGGCGCGCGGGAATGTGATGGCAGCGAGGATATCCGTGCTCTGCAGAACCCGTACACAGACACGTCGCAGCTGCGCATCACTAACATGGTGTACAAAGCCACGTATGCTATAGCGCATGCCATCCATGGTGTCATTTGTAATGATACACAATGCGACAAGACCATCATATTCGCCCCATGGCAG ATATTTGACCAGCTGAAGAGAGTGAACTTCACTATGAAGAACGGTTTTCAGGTAAACTTTGATTCCAAAGGAGACCCAGTGGCTGCTTATGATTTTATAAACTGGCAGTTTAAGAAAGACGGCGCTTTGGACTTTGTGACAGTGGGCCTCTATGACTCATCCAAACCGAGAGGCCAGGAGTTCATTATAAACAGACCTATCAGTTGGGTAAAGGGGCAGACTGAG gtgCCAATGTCTGTGTGCACTGAGAGCTGCCCCCCAGGCACCAGAAAGGCTGTACAGAAAGGAAAGCCCATCTGCTGCTATGACTGTATACCATGTTCAGAGGGAGAGATCAGTAACAAGACAG ATTCTTTGGATTGTGTGAATTGCCCTCCTGAGCTCTGGCCTAACGAAAGGCGAGACAGCTGCCTCCCCAAGCCTGTGGAGTTCCTGTCTTGGGACGACACTCTGAGCATCATCCTAACAGCATTTTCCATCACTGGGGCCTTTGTGGCTGTATCTGTGGCTGCTGTCTTCTACAAACACAGAACTTCACCCATCGTCCGAGCAAATAACTCTGAGCTGAGCTTTCTGCTGCTCTTCTCATTGGCTCTGTGTTTCCTCTGTTCACTTACTTTCATTGGTCAGCCCTCTGATTGGTCCTGTATGCTGCGCCACACAGCTTTTGGCATTACCTTCGTCCTCTGCATCTCCTGTGTTCTGGGGAAAACAATAGTGGTGTTAATGGCCTTCAGGGCGACACTTCCAGGCAGTAATGTCATGAAATGGTTTGGGCCTCCACAGCAGAGACTCAGTGTTTTAGTTTTCACTCTCATTCAGGTTCTCATTTGTATTCTCTGGTTAACAATATCCCCTCCATTCCCATTCAGAAATGTTAAGCACTACAAGGAAAGAATAATCCTGGAGTGTCGTTTAGGGTCAGCGGTGGGTTTCTGGGTTGTGCTTGGTTACATAGgatttttagcttttttgtgttttgttttagcTTTTCTGGCTCGGAAGCTTCCTGATAACTTCAATGAAGCAAAATTCATCACATTCAGCATGCTCATATTCTGTGCTGTCTGGATCACCTTTATCCCAGCTTATGTCAGCTCTCCTGGAAAGTTCACTGTAGCTGTAGAGATATTTGCTATCCTGGCCTCAAGTTTTGGTTTGattatttgcatttttgctCCAAAGTGTTTCATAATTGTTTTTCGTCCAGAGAAAAATACCAAGAAACATCTTATGGGTAAAGAACCCTCTAAGGCTCTGTGA
- the LOC140574818 gene encoding extracellular calcium-sensing receptor-like: MQLTLSLLTLVSMLWTTGICPAACKANPVSCRLLAEPQSPGLSMNGDFVIGGVFSIHNYLRLEQNTYTTPPLQLQCSGSMDFREVRFVRAMEFAIHEINNRTDLLPGITLGYEIHDSCAAVPMAIKVTFQLANGVEAVFNDSDSCSKYGAAAVPALVAESGSTPSISMARILGLFAIPQVSHYATCACLSDKRQFPAFFRTIPSDHHQAAALARMVKYFGWTWIGAVRSDSDYGNNGMASFLKAAQEEGICVEYSEAYYRTQPRSKLERVANVIRRSTARVIVAFLASGDMRILLEELARNPPPPLQWIGSETWITDPEFLRFNMCAGAVGFGVPRSEIPGLREFLLDLTPAQALKSPWLTEFWERSFSCRLKGQTGSTEGARECDGREDIRALQNPYTDTSQLRITNMVYKATYAIAHAIHGIICNDTQCDKTTKFAPWQILDQLKSVNFTLKTGFQVTFDSKGDPVAAYELINWQFKKDGALDFVTVGLYDSSKQRGQEFSMNRPIRWVGGQTEVPVSVCSESCPPGTRKAVQKGKPICCYDCIPCAEGEISNKTDSLDCVNCPSELWPNERRDSCLPKPVEFLSWDDTLSIILTAFSITGAFVAVSVAAVFYKHRTSPIVRANNSELSFLLLFSLTLCFLCSLTFIGQPSEWSCMLRHTAFGITFVLCISCVLGKTIVVLMAFRATLPGSNVMKWFGPPQQRLSVLAFTLIQVLICILWLTISPPFPFRNFKLYKERIILECRLGSAVGFWVVLGYIGFLAFLCFVLAFLARKLPDNFNEAKFITFSMLIFCAVWITFIPAYVSSPGKFTVAVEIFAILASSFGLIICIFAPKCFIIVFRPEKNTKKHLMNKEPSKAL; encoded by the exons ATGCAGCTTACTTTAAGTCTGCTGACACTTGTGTCAATGCTGTGGACGACTGGAATCTGCCCAGCAGCATGTAAAGCTAACCCGGTCAGCTGCAGGCTGTTGGCTGAGCCTCAATCACCTGGTCTTTCTATGAATGGGGATTTTGTTATTGGAGGAGTTTTTTCCATTCATAATTATTTGAGATTAGAGCAGAATACCTACACCACACCGCCACTGCAGCTACAGTGTTCTGGgag TATGGACTTCAGAGAAGTGCGCTTTGTCCGTGCCATGGAGTTCGCCATCCACGAGATTAACAACAGAACAGATCTCCTGCCGGGAATCACTTTAGGCTACGAGATACATGACTCGTGCGCTGCCGTGCCGATGGCCATCAAAGTTACATTTCAGTTAGCGAATGGTGTGGAGGCAGTGTTCAATGATTCTGATTCCTGTTCAAAATATGGAGCTGCGGCTGTACCAGCTCTCGTAGCGGAGTCTGGGTCCACCCCATCAATTAGTATGGCCAGAATACTGGGTCTGTTTGCTATTCCACAG GTGAGTCATTACGCAACCTGCGCGTGTCTAAGTGATAAGCGTCAGTTCCCTGCCTTCTTCAGGACCATACCTAGTGACCACCACCAAGCGGCTGCCCTAGCAAGAATGGTGAAATACTTTGGCTGGACGTGGATTGGGGCAGTGCGCAGTGACTCAGACTATGGGAATAATGGAATGGCGTCGTTTCTAAAGGCTGCGCAAGAGGAGGGGATCTGCGTGGAGTACTCggaggcctactacaggacacAACCGCGCAGCAAACTGGAGAGAGTGGCTAATGTCATCCGCAGATCAACAGCTCGGGTAATAGTAGCGTTTCTTGCTTCGGGAGACATGAGAATCCTCCTGGAGGAACTGGCACGAAACCCACCGCCTCCTCTTCAGTGGATAGGCAGTGAAACTTGGATCACCGATCCAGAATTTCTGCGCTTTAACATGTGCGCTGGGGCAGTGGGTTTTGGGGTCCCCCGGTCAGAGATTCCAGGTCTTCGTGAGTTTCTTCTTGACCTAACTCCAGCCCAAGCTCTGAAATCGCCCTGGTTAACGGAGTTTTGGGAGCGCTCGTTCAGCTGTAGACTAAAAGGGCAGACTGGCTCCACTGAGGGCGCGCGGGAATGTGATGGCAGAGAGGATATCCGTGCGCTGCAGAACCCGTACACAGACACGTCGCAGCTGCGCATCACTAACATGGTGTACAAAGCCACGTATGCTATAGCGCATGCCATCCACGGTATTATTTGCAATGATACACAATGCGACAAGACCACCAAATTCGCCCCATGGCAG ATACTCGACCAGCTCAAGAGTGTAAACTTCACTTTGAAGACCGGTTTTCAGGTAACGTTTGATTCCAAAGGAGATCCAGTGGCTGCTTATGAGCTCATAAACTGGCAGTTTAAGAAAGATGGCGCTTTGGACTTTGTGACAGTGGGCCTTTATGACTCATCCAAACAGAGAGGCCAGGAGTTCAGTATGAACAGACCAATACGATGGGTGGGGGGACAGACCGAG GTGCCGGTGTCTGTGTGCAGTGAGAGCTGTCCCCCAGGCACCAGAAAGGCTGTACAAAAAGGAAAGCCCATCTGCTGCTATGACTGTATACCATGTGCAGAAGGAGAGATCAGTAACAAGACAG ACTCTTTAGATTGTGTGAATTGTCCCTCTGAGCTCTGGCCCAATGAAAGGCGAGACAGCTGCCTCCCCAAGCCTGTGGAGTTCCTGTCTTGGGACGACACTCTGAGCATCATCCTCACAGCCTTTTCCATCACTGGGGCCTTTGTGGCTGTATCTGTGGCTGCTGTCTTCTACAAACACAGAACGTCTCCCATCGTCCGAGCCAACAACTCAGAGCTGAGCTTTctgctgctcttctcactgaCTCTGTGCTTCCTCTGTTCACTTACTTTCATTGGTCAGCCCTCTGAGTGGTCCTGTATGTTGCGCCACACTGCTTTTGGCATTACCTTCGTCCTCTGCATCTCCTGTGTTCTGGGGAAAACAATAGTGGTGTTAATGGCCTTCAGGGCGACACTTCCAGGCAGTAATGTCATGAAATGGTTTGGGCCTCCACAGCAGAGACTCAGTGTTCTTGCTTTCACTCTCATTCAGGTTCTCATTTGTATTCTCTGGTTAACAATATCCCCTCCATTCCCCTTCAGAAATTTTAAGCTCTACAAGGAAAGAATAATCCTGGAGTGTCGTTTGGGGTCAGCGGTGGGTTTCTGGGTTGTGCTTGGTTACATAGgatttttagcttttttgtgttttgttttagcTTTTCTGGCTCGGAAGCTTCCTGATAACTTCAATGAAGCAAAATTCATCACATTCAGCATGCTCATATTCTGTGCTGTCTGGATCACCTTCATCCCAGCTTATGTCAGCTCTCCTGGAAAGTTCACTGTAGCTGTAGAGATATTTGCTATCCTGGCCTCAAGTTTTGGTTTGATTATTTGCATTTTTGCCCCAAAGTGTTTCATAATTGTTTTTCGGCCAGAAAAGAATACCAAGAAACATCTTATgaataaagaaccatctaaagCTCTGTGA